GTAACCCTATAATTTACTTCTGTGTTTCATCTTACCAAGGCCACATTTGGGGTTCTGTAGGACAGTGAGGTTGTGACAAACCATAGCTGTTTCCCCATCACTGTTATCGCACTTTCTATTTGTGGTAAACCATTTCCCTCATACGCCCCAAGAAGCTAGGGCACGGTGTGCAGAACCCCTCAGGTACGGGTATAATGGCTTGTACTGTACTCATGGATATATACAAAGCGGCAGGAGAACTGGATACATGAGTATCGAGGTCCACACTGCTGTAAACAATACAGAAATAGGTCATATAGTCCTCCAGCAATGTTCTTAGAAGGTATTAAAGTTGACTTTAACAGAGATCTTTTATGGCAAGGCACTACAAGCAATGGAAAGAAATTGATACTGAAAGGTACTGCTTTGCtaaccttccctttttttcttctactttctccttttcttgctgtttctaTGTCTTGATGATCTTTATACACATGTTCAGAGTGTTAGTAGGTGTCAACATTTCTtaccttctgtttccttcctaGTAGGGGCATCTCCCATCACCCCAAACGTAGTAAATTCAATTGCCAAtgtgtttcttttggaaaaaatgttttccgGAATGAATCTATTAATTTAAGTTGTTAGCAGTAAAGAGTATTtgacataatttaaaaaaaaaaacctgcaaactGGAAGCATTTCTCTGTGAAAGTGAAACATATCTCGTGTAGTGACTCTTCTAAGTTTTTGCgtattaaaatgcattataaaGTGTAGATGTTGGCGTTGGCTGTCGGCGAGGACGTGCACTAGAGCGCACTGTGTTTCACACTGAACCAGCACAGCCATGGTGAACATCTGACGACAGATTGAACATGTGCACTAGCTTGAGGAAACGGCAGGCCAGGCATGGAGTGCTTTGTAGATTCATCCAAAGGTTTTCATTTGGTACTAGACATCTCCCATTCTCCACCAACTTTCCTCCCTTTGATTTCACACTAGGTACATCCAAAGAAAGCATCTGAATTGTCACGTTCTCTGAACGGATCTTCCTAATACAAACCAAAGCCACTGAGATGAGTTGTCGAAATCATGATAGAATGGTTTTTTATCTTGCACTGGATAGAAAGGTAGTAATCGCAGGCCAGGCCCGAGGGGAATTCTGGTGTAATTTAGAAAACCCTTCATTTTGGGGAATGGTGGTAGGTAACAACTGAGGCGTAAACTCTCTGCTTTGTTGAGTAAATTTGTGGTATTTTCTTAATATCTGTACATGGCTCAATATTCCTTAGTTTTACGAACACTGGGAATCTGATTGTGAAAAACATTCAGTGGTGGAAAAAGGTATTATCAGTGccaaatttttactttctttccttctggtACTGTTTGTCTGCATTCATACCTCAATAAATACAGTGCCTTTCCTTAGGTTAATGATTATCTTTGTCAGTAGTTGTTCAAAGTGCAGCATGAAAGTTTAACTTTGCAGTTTCATATACATTAGTGACTAATAAAATGGATCTTACGAGATACACAGCAGTTCATTCTGTAAATGGGTacataacattaaaaagaagttcctgaaataatttatacaaTGGCTTGTTAAATAAAATGACCTTTGATCTGTACTAGTAATTCCCTACTCACACCTTTTTGTTTGTCTCTGTGCTTGTCAGCACTGTTTACCTTCTGTCTTTTTTGCACGGTGTTTACTAATATAGTGATGTGAtcatgttatttttgtttatttttgtttgtttttgtttatgaaTGCAGTTTGTTGGCTTTCATAGTATCAACCCTTCCTTCCCCCAATTAGTGTCTTTCAGCGTAATCCCTTTCCTTCTAGGTTCGGATGATGAAAGACAGCGATCCATCCTGGAAGCCCACTTTTATTGTAAAACCTGATGGAGGGTGCCAGGGGGATGGAATCTACCTCATTAAAGACCCAAGTGACATCAGACTGACAGGAAGCGTACAGAGCCGGCTGGCTGTGGTCCAGGAATATATTTGCAAACCACTGCTTGTCGACAAACTGAAATTTGATATTCGTCTTTATGTCTTACTGAAATCTTTAGAACCCTTAGAGATTTATATAGCCAAAGATGGACTTTCTAGATTTTGTACAGAGCCCTATCAAGAACCCACTCTAAAAAATTTGCACCAGGTTTTTATGCACTTAACCAACTATTCACTAAACATCCATAGTGGGAATTTCATCCATTCTGACAGCGTAAACACTGGCAGCAAGAGGACTTTTTCAAGCATTCTGTGCAGACTGTCTTCCAGAGGAGCTGATGTCAAAAAGCTGTGGTCAGATATAATTGCACTGGTGATTAAAACAATTATTGCACTGACACCAGAACTGAAAGTTTACTATCAGTCTGACATACCAGCAGGAAAGCCTGGGCCAACTTGCTTCCAGGTAGGTTGGAACTTCTGCCAGGTATGCAGTTGTTCCTATGCATGGATTAATCTTGTGGCtgtttaattccttttctgaaagctttctggAGTTCTGTTGCGGATCACTGGCTGGATGTAGTGCATCCACTGAACAGCACCGCGTGGGTTCGGAGCTTGGGTTCTCCTTGCCCAAGTTTTACCTTACAAATCTGGCTCCTGTTACTACTAGGCATAAACATATATGGAGAATTTCAAATGGCTATCAGTAGCAGTATTCACTCCAGTTTCCATTTTCTAGATGTTTTAACTATGGAGCTTCGCAGCTTCCTAACACAGCTGTTACGATGGCAATTTTAAGACGCGCTTGCCATCGGTGTCCATGTTGACAGATGCAGTATTTAGAGGTCGGGGTAGCATGAAAGTAGCCGTTAGTATCAAAGACATGGTATCAGTAATTATTCAGCAATATAACATATTTCTCAGTCACTTCTCCTTTGTCCTTCAAATGCTTCTTTCTCCTGAGTGTTGATGTTTGGATGACTGTTGCGTTCTCTAGAAGAACACTGTGAGTAGAATGGAAGTAACGCATTGCTTGTTATGCACAGATTCTAGGGTTTGACATTCTCCTGATGAAAAACTTGAAGCCCATGTTACTAGAAGTAAATGCAAACCCCAGCATGAGAATAGAACATGAGCAAGAGGTAAGACTGAACAAGATAGTGATATTGGAATGAAATTGTTTACATTTGGTTTTCTgggctttttccttctttgaaagATGAAAGCTGTCTGCTAATATGAAATCTCCAAGGttctctgtaattttctgttttgaaatcaCTGCTAATAGTATACACTGGAAATATCACATACTGGAATTGTGAAagctctccatcatctttgtcaTAAATACATTTACTCATCGTCCCCTGCAGTTGACTTAATTGTGTTTAGGGGATtgctaataattttttcatgtttatataCATAATATAAATTATAACACTGGCAAcaatcttttttaaatatttcaatttacTAGAGTAACTTGCCAAATATTGTTGTAATAtcattctgaaaatgttaaGGTATTTGTGTGTTAAGAAGTATTTTGTAATCTGTTACCGTGTATTTAAAACATAGAACATGCATGAAGCTTGAGCAAATGTGGAATAAATAATCCTTAGTGCTGGGTAATTGTTTCCCTCTGTAATTTAAAGCTTTCTCCTGGAGTATTTGAAAATGTCCCAAGCCCTGTTGATGAAGAAGTGAAAGTAGCTGTTATTAGAGATACTCTTCGTCTAGTGGAccctcagaagaaaaagagaaaagatgtcCAGTAAGTGTGTtgacttgccttttttttttccattagcgCCTTGCAATAATTACAAAAgtgatttttcccccctcccccaattaTGTTAGTTTATCCAGGACCATGAGTTCCTGCTGTGTGACTCTTTTTACATCTACAATGTTAGCCCTTTCAAAAAAGCTTGCAGGATATTAATTGGTGGCATGGTACAGAAAGAGTACTTGGATTTGTggatgtgccaggggaaggtcagggagaaaaaaatcagttcgttatattttctgttctagTAGCAGCACGTCGACCAAATGGCATTCCTACAGCTCGGCGCTGACCGCTTCACGTGCTCCTTCCCTATAGGAACGCAGACGTGTGGAGGGAGCCATGCAAGTGCTCTAGCTCAGGGAACTGAAAAGGTCCACAAATGGGTAGTAAATCAGGCTTTATCAGTTCCCCTGAAGTATCTTACCTTTGATTCAGAACTGATGCAGACAATTTAGTAACTCgggtttatttatttgtactttTACTTGAggcctcttttttttattccaaatagTCATGAGATGTAAATTTGTGTATTAATTAGCTTGAAAGTCACAAATTACTCAATGAATTGCGCCACTGGAGCTGAAAAATGTGACTATTGTATTTAGAAATGGCTTCCTTGATCTGTGACAATAAACATCGTTAAATCTATGATCTGGAAGCACGAGGAACCGCCTGAAGCACTGTGCACATAAATACTTGTGGTGGGATCATGCtgagagaaataatttcttcatttttgatGAAACACCTTGTTTTAAGCAGTTCCTTGAACACATgaaagggagattttttttttcttgtccctAGAAATTCTTGCTTATAGGCCTGCCTCCCCACTACAACACTGGGTTTGTTCTTCTCATGGCACTTAGTGACAAGCTTAAATATGTTATTCAAGTTCTATAATGATTTCAAGGGGCAAACTTGCTGTCCTTTTGTAGACAGAGTCCTGTGAGCAAGACGTGACTGATAATACAAGTTCTGTATAATTGTCATATTATCCTAAGATCAAACTGTTCTTTCAGGGCAGTGCCACGCATGGCGGTTGCTGTGGTCAGTATACGGGATGTCTTGCAAAGCAATCTGAACTGTGTGTTGTCTGTACTTGACTTCCACGATTAAGATTGCATTAGTACACGGAGCTGAAAAAAGATCATTTTTTAAGCTGTAATTGCATAGTCAcgtctttttatttttatgctgaagATGATGTCAGGCATTCATTAACTACATATTAGATatggaaaaaggcaaatgatGATTACAAATAAATTCCTGGAGAATGCCAGTGTATGTGGAACAGTCATTCAACTGAGGATTCTCCTCTGATACATTTAGAGTACTAGATAATTTATAACAGGATTAGTTGGTGATGAGATAAACAGTTGGCTCTTCACAGCAAGAATTTGTCAGTGACACAGCTCTTTTTTAGGATAATCTGGTTAACGGAGCATCTTGTTGATGAATATTTACGTGTCTTCACCATAAGCCAATCCTATTTCTTGCTGCAAAGGGCAATATTCTGATAACTTCTTGTGTGGATATGCAGGAGCTCACGTGTGACAAGTGCCCCCTGTTCAGCTGAGATTTACCCCTTCTGCTTCCCAGTAGCTTTTATTGCACTGCGGATGGTGCACAGGACTTCTTGAGAGAGACATGATCTTACTGTGAGCTTCAAGTAAAGCACCCCATTCTGATCACCTATGGAGATTTACACCAAAGTAAAAGCATTTGAGAGAGGAGCTGAGCACCAGTTGCTTTTGCCTCATTTTCACTAGCAAAGGTTTTGTAGTGCTTTCGCTTTGTGTTCTGCCTCTCGCTCGTTTTGGTGCATTTCAACCAACTCTGGTGTGTGCTCCCACATTCCCTCTTCAAACACTCCTACCAGTAACTGCAGAGCAATGGCATCGTTACTCTCTTTGCAGGACAAAGATAACAACTAAATAATTGACTGGAGATAGAAAGCTGGACAGTAGTTTACCTATCCATTGTAATACTTCTGCTAGTCTAATTGCGCCTGGCAGCAGCGAAAGCAAAATTTGGCCtgttaatagaaaaaaaatctgaaagaattCCTGTTCTGACAGCTAACCAGCAGCAAACATTGTAGAATCTAGTTCTGATGCTAATTAAGTAACGGACATTAAtctaaataaagttttaaagatATATGATGCCAATTTTGAACACGCGGGGGAAATACTGAGAAGTCTAAGCTGCATCTTGGGTAAATATTCTGCTGTGGAGATGAATTTGATTTCCCTCTAATTATCTCccagattaaaataaatgaagcatCTAAATGAAAGTGAGTTTTAGAAGTCATCCTGAAATACTTCATTATCAGGAAAGATTAATAGCTCAGaaatttttttagtttatttttttcctctttatagagttttgggtttttttcctccttcctttcatgTGAtataatattgaaaaaaaaaaaaccagtgaagTTGAATAAGATCAGTTTATCATGCCATACATATCTCTCTTTCCAACACATGCACCAATCACTAGTAATTACTAGTCAATAATTAGTAATTGAAAATCTGCAGTGATACAAGTTCAAATGAATGTATTTAAATGTACTTAGTGGCTATTGCTCCACAGTATGACTGGTCTTTTCTTAGTTTTAAGAATTTGCCCTGGCCATTTAAGTACTGAGGTATGTGGTTAATATTTTGTGCATGTTTAAACAGAAACTTTAAATTCAcgcagagattattttttttttttcaatagagGAACTATCTTCTATTATAGAGATGAGAGAAGGCTTTGTGTTATTCTGTGATGTAAGAAcataaagaatgaaaacagaataaaaggtGACACAGGCACACGTGAGGCTTTTGGGCGGCACGAGCAGGGTGGGTGCTGCGCACCGCCTGCTCCCCCCCGACGCTGTGCAAGCCCTGCCGGACAAATCCCCCACACCTATTCTGCATGTCCAGATTCTGAAGGCAGTAGGTATCCCTGTAAAGGTTAATGTCCTGCTTTGCTGCACTGATATCCTTGGTGCTTCGGAATCCTCTGTGTGAGTGTAATTGTAGCCAAAGACCGACGGCAGCAGAGTTTCCAAGTAACTGTTAATAGAGAGACTGGGAGCCATGTACTGCTCTGCAGGGTGAAGATGTGTGTCAATGACTCGGAGCCTCTCAAGAGGAGAATGTGAAAGCGGCTCTGCAGGCTACTTTGTTAGACTGTTTTCAAGCCTTTCTGTGTCCCAGAGGGTGAGTGGTGTCTGGCTCTGCCTGACCATGTAGAGCCGGGGCAGCCCTCTCTGAAGTTAAAGGTGGAAGCTAATGAACTacatgttttgtgttttgttttacgtctttcctgctcttaaaaaaaaaaaacacacaacaaaatcCAGCTAAAAATGCGTGGTTATAAAAAGAGGGTTTCTGATTTAATTTCAATGGTATTTTGGAGGAGGCAAAATGTAGAGCTTTTTTGCCCTTAGCCTTGGTTCCTAGACTAGTCCCATTTTCCTTGGGCATCCCTAATTTGGAAGTCAAGTTTCACTCgtaattaagaaattaaaacatttaaaaaaataatatggagGATCCTaactctttgcttttgtttgtgtaGCAGTACCGTTGTCATGGATTTTAAGGCCTGAGTGGATCACTGGAATCATCCAGGATGGTGACGTGCTGGAACAAATAGAATCATTTGTGGCTGAGCTGTTTTCTTGGAAACACAGAATTTCAAAACCCCCCTGTAAATCTGTTAAATATTATCAAACAAAGCTTACTTTCTTCCAGCATTACTACAGGGTGAATCAGGGGGTGGTAATGGCCAGTAATCTTGATTTCTGTTGTGAACATCTGTCACTGCTAATTTCAGAATTATTGGGGTGggttttccagctttttttttttttccccagcaatgGTAGCTCTTTTGACTTGAATTTACGTTCTAGTGAAGACCTTCAGCACCAGATTAGCCAGCTGGTCGCTGTATCATCAGGAGGGAGCTTTCCTCCTCGAGTGAGaaatgtaatgtaaaaaaagaagagggggagggaatgcagtttctttttagtGAACATATCGAAAGCATTGTGTATAGCAGGGGTGGCACGTGTCCCCTCCTAGGGTCacagtatgtatttttttccaagtgtgtAACAGGCAACATGGTCATAAACCTTGGCTACGCTGACTTGAGTGAAATCCTTGTTACATGCCTTGTACAGGGGACGGGGCTGAACTGTGCTCCATAATGTATCTACAAAGAAACTTATATAAAGCTTGTGTAGTATTAAATCTGCTCTGGATGCACTTCTTACAGCTGAGGTGCTGTCACAGCCTGCTGAAGGTGGGAGAAGACTTGAGCTGAAGGAAATTTGCACAATTAAATGAATGGTCTAATGACACCGAACAACATTTAAAGTAAATCAATGTTACTTATGTAAACAGCAGTTTAATTAAGATAATCACTGATGCAAATCATTGTTTATGTTGTGCCTCCAacagaaaatccattttaaaaggtttctcAAACTCCAATTTTTTTGTGCCTAATTTTGAATCTTTATAATACTAAAaggtttttgtttcagtgtttaGTTATTAGCAACTTATTCATCTTAAAATTGCATTAGATTTGAGGAGCAAAAAGGAGTCTCCGTCTTGTGTGCAAATACTGTATATTCTCCACTGGATGTTAGATGTAAACTGGCTGGTGGTTAATTGCAAGCTGTGAGTATCGTTTGGAGCGGGTCTGTTCTACATGTCTTAGGAAGATCATTTATATCATCTCATCAATGCTAATGACCTGCTTTCCTGTCCtgtcaaaaatatttgtgcCCTAGTTTATTAAGGCTAATTAATCCAGTGTTAATAAGAGGCTTCTTTATATCTTCATTGCTGTTGTTTATTCTGTGTCCCAGTATGATCTCTTGCCTTCACATGCCTAGTTTCTTACATAtttcaagacagaaaagaagcattttagtCTTTTGACAAAGACGGCATAGTATTATGACATGCCTGTCATTAGAAATATGAGTTGCTCATGgaataaaatctgctttttacATGCTAGAGATGATGAAGGTGCAGCCCCCTAAGTAATATAATGACTTTTATTCAGCGCTGAAATAGCCATTGACAGAAGAAAGAATTGAAACACTTTGagaatgaaaagtaatttaatctATGGCTGTTACAAAACCAATCAATTCATTGTGCCCACAAAATGGAGTGCTTTTGTTACCTATTATGGTATTGCCGTTTCTTTGCTAGTTTATCTTTTCTTGGGTGTGACTCTCTACGTACCGCTTCAGTGTGCTTCTATTTGAATCCAGCCTTGAAATTTATTTGTGATGTTCTGATTACTTTTTCCTTGATGTTAAAATATGTCAGGTACAATTCTCTTCTCTAGATTCTGTGGCTCTAGCAAATGTCAAATGTGATTAACTAATTTTCTGAGCAGGAGGAACCCCAATGCGGTCTCAAATTTCTGCAAGATCAGCACGCAAACACTGGCTAATGTCACTCTGTTCGGAGAGCGCTCTGTAAATATTAATGTACGTCAGTTTGGCTTTTTATCTCTAAGTGTTATGTAGTTAGGAAGAAATTCCAGTCAAGGTTTTGCAGAACTTACTACATAAAAGATCTTACTCTTTTCTCACAAAACAAGatggttcattttttttttttctgcggGATTACAGATCTTTCTcacttgaaattatttctttctctgataCAGGGCAAAATTAATagtttttaggaagaaaatatgtgatctgtattaaattaaaacatgatTTAATTTCTGGACATGCTACTTACATACTTTCTGCCTGAAATGTAACTTCTGTTAAAGtggcagctgctttaggaggtgtctcctgctgtgctggtgaCCGATGGGTCTGACCTTGTCTGCTGAACTGCAAGAGGAACCTGGGTCTTTACTGAAACAGGCCTTTCGGTGATGTTTCTCTTTTGTATGTTTCAAAGACATTTTGCAAATCCTAATGCTATTTGTAATCTCTTGATTTTTGAGGAGCAATTTTATACTTCCTTaaagaaggacaaaaaaaaaagtcaggaagTCACCTGTGCAGCTGTATTCCCTTTATTTTCCAGCTATTTTTTATTCCGTTTCATAACCTCCCCTGATGTTTGTGTCATGTTTAATGGAAATATGAAAATGTAGTGAGCAAAGATGTCCCGAGAGTATGATTATCCTAGATTTTGATGATGATAGAACCATTCTTACCCTTGATTGCTGTGTTTATCTCACTATACATACCCTAAGGTTATGATTGTGTGAGGGGTGTTTTAAGAGGGTCAGAAACTCAGTGCACAAACTTATGGAGGGACTGAATGGGAGAATACCGGTGGTGCAGCTATCACTGATTAGAAAATAATCACTGTTCTTCAGTCTTGTTTTAATGTGTCTGAGTTTTCACTTCTGTAACTATTATGTTCCACAGGGATTCGTTACTCAGGGTTGTCAGTGTCTCTTGCATTACATGGGGTGAGCTTAGTGCTTATGGAAATAAGCATGTAATAAAGGTAGCTATGGTAGTGTCAGTGTTTTGGTTTCCACTTGTTAATTGACTTTGAGCTGACTGCTAGAGCTTAAGGCTGATTCCTGTACGCCTTTGCTATCGCTTGGAAGTCTGGTCAGGTTTTCAGCTATTCAAATGCTTCTCAAGCACCACCTCTTAATTCCAAGCCTTATTTCTACCCGTGAGTGTATAAACTCATATGTGCGACTTTCTTGAGATTGATCTGGTTCATTTTGGAGGCtgacacaggttttttttctccatcagaCAAAATGACCCAGCATTCATATCCGGGATCATTCTGCCAAAGCCTTTGAAAGTGCATCGAATTAGGCCCTTTCTCTTTCCTAGAGGGCTTTTTGGTTTATTCCTCCATCAGGCAATCTGCCAACTTCAGTATCAATTCTTGTCTGTTACATTAGCCCATGTGGCTTTTGATGAGTTAGACATGTGAGGGAGACTTTTAAATGTGATGTTTGTCAATGTTACCTCAGTTCAGCTTAGTGAAATGttaactttgtttttctgtagttGGGGAGTATTTATTTCTACTGCTATTTCTCATCCTGCTCAAGAAGAGCTAGCCTCAgctactgtgttcagttttgtgaaGGAAATGTTATGGGTGCCTTGGTCTTCACCCGCTGTTCTTGCTTTTCCAATTATTtatctgcttcatttttaggaGCTTCAAACCTTTCTCCTGTTGATTAGGATCAGCCCTGTTGGAAATTCCAGGAACTACAACGTGAGAAGTCCCTCCGTGAAGGGAAGGATCTGGTAGTGCTTGACTCACGGTATAGTTCACTTAGGTTTTAAGAGCCACTTAGAGGAGAGCACCACAAGAGTGTTTactaaaacaacagaaaataaaatactgagtGCAGAACAGTGGCAAATAATTTGAATGGGCTGTGGCAGCAGTTCtaataacacagaaaagaaaataaaatctgctgaTAGAAAGGTCAGATCTTCTAGTTTGTAAGTGGCTTTACTTCACACttaatctgaaatgttttatttgactaaaaatgtgtaaatacaCAAGCAATAATAATGTTTCTTCAAAAATAGCTAAAACTGTATCCCTAGCAGAGATACAGTAGGAATTCAGTAATTCACTTCAACATTTTTCTCTATCAAACCATCACAGGACAAGTTGGTTTTATGAAATAACTCTGGACTGGGACATAAAAGATGTAATTTCTATTCCTGATTCAGCCGGTTTACTCAGTGACCTTTAGACAAAACATTCGCCTTCTGCTGCCATTTTCATTCTGTGAAAAGAGGATGATGTCTTGTTTCTCCCATGCATTGCCAGTCTTTCTAAATTACAGTATTCAGGATATGGCCTGTTATTGTGCTTAGTAGTATATGAGGTCAGTTTATGTATTTGTTattgtataaaaatattacagaaaagcctcagttttcttctgtggcAGACTCTAGGTCCGATTCTACACTCTTCAGTAAATGTCCCTGGTGGTTACTAAGGTTTGCA
The Phalacrocorax carbo chromosome 18, bPhaCar2.1, whole genome shotgun sequence DNA segment above includes these coding regions:
- the TTLL11 gene encoding tubulin polyglutamylase TTLL11 isoform X5 — its product is MMKDSDPSWKPTFIVKPDGGCQGDGIYLIKDPSDIRLTGSVQSRLAVVQEYICKPLLVDKLKFDIRLYVLLKSLEPLEIYIAKDGLSRFCTEPYQEPTLKNLHQVFMHLTNYSLNIHSGNFIHSDSVNTGSKRTFSSILCRLSSRGADVKKLWSDIIALVIKTIIALTPELKVYYQSDIPAGKPGPTCFQILGFDILLMKNLKPMLLEVNANPSMRIEHEQELSPGVFENVPSPVDEEVKVAVIRDTLRLVDPQKKKRKDVQCQTLEHVSEGSEELLGAGPADRPEYDTTKSPEAGLPSLCLKQVFPKYAKQFNYLRLVDRVAALFIRFLGVKGTTKLGPTGFRTFIRNCKLSNSNFSMASVDILYIDITRRWNSMGIEHKESGMCLQAFVEAFFCLAQKKYKSLPLHEQVASLIDFCEYQLAALDERRLVCGRGIVERRSAVVPCQTDGLHLTPAAHNPS